The Methanofastidiosum sp. nucleotide sequence GTGCCCATGCTTTAACTACTATATCCACAGAACTCTCCCCCAAGGTATCAACATAAACATCGGGTTTAGGATTTTTTAAAACGAAAGGATGGTATTCAATCAAATCTGATATTATTTTAGTGGCCTTATCAGCGTCATCACTATACCGTATCCCTATAGTATATTCAATTCTTCTTGCGATATTGGCACTTACATTAATTATGTTAGTCGTGAATACCTTCTCATTTGGAATTCTTATGTACAAACCGTCATAGTTTCTCAATATAGTTGACATTAATCCAACGTCTTCGACAAAACCTTTTACGTTATCTATTTCGACCTGACTTCCTATTTTGATTGGTCTTTCAGCCATTATAAATAATCCTGAAATGAAATTTGCAACTATGCTCTGACTCGCAAAACCTAAAACGATACCTGTGACTCCCCCTGCCACCAAAAGTCCTGATGTGTCAATATTCAAAATTGGCAATACTAGAACTATTGCTAATACTATTATTCCATAATAGCTCCCTTTAAGTATAAGTCCCAGAATGTCTTTGTCAAACCTGTCTTTAAGGCGCTTTCTCAATCCCACAGAGACGGCCTTTGCAATTAGTATGGACAAAATAACCACAACAATAGCTAAAACATAAGGGAAGATTTTGTCAGTTTCAATATTTCCAATTGCCTTTGACAGTAAAGAAATTATCTCTCCAAGGTTCAAAATCCTTCCTCCATTAAGTATTTTTTGTTTGGTACTGGTATCTTTGTCCAAGTAAAAACTTCAAGAGATTTCTTCATACCTTTTTTTATCCCCGAGTCAATGAACTCAGTTTCAGCAGTTTTTTCAGTTAATATCTTCATATTAACTCGCGTAGATACGAGTTTTTCATTAAAGTAAATTTTCATAGCATGTGCATCAAAAATACCCATTCTAACTTCTACCCAGTTATCAGTTGTATTGAGGATCTTTAACCTCATGATCCCCTCAATAAAGGGATCTATATCATTTGGGATTGAAGTATAGACGGGGCTTTTGTAATACTTGCATATAACACCATTTCTTGGATCCCCATACAAAGTATATTTTTGCTTTGATAAACTAAAAACATCAAGCAGATCATAATTTTTACGGCCTGAAATAAAGACTCCTATATCTACTGGGAAAATAAGGTAGATATTATTAGTACCTTTCGGTTCTATGAAAACTGAATTCGCAAACTCTATTAAAAGATGGGGAGTTACTTCTTTTGGAGTTTTAAGGGGCTCTACAGGATTTATTATTATGCCACAATCTTTAGTTAATAATAATTTGTCTATAGATTCGTTAAAACAGGTTCTTTTGTAGCGAAGAGTGCTGCCCTCTTTTTCTATCGATAGGTGCACATTTTCTGTTAATATCCTAAGGGGATTTAAAGGTGATTTGTAATATCCATACATGGCTATTAGATATCCTATCTTTACCTTTATGAGTTTTACCCTCATAAAACTAATCTTTTATTTCCCTAAGATTTCCCAACGTTGAGGGGATTAACTCAGGCAATGCAGGATGTATATGGATGCCTTTGAAGATTGCCCTCATATCCATATTGTTAGCCATGGTATTTATTACTTCTTGGATTAATATTGAGGCATATGGGCCAATTATATGAAATCCTAAGATCTTATTTGTTTCTTGATCAACAATAGCCTTTGCAAAGGACTCATCTTCAAGCATAGCAATTCCTTTTGCAACACTATTATACTTTGCATATCCCACCAGTATTTTGTGATTCTTCTTTGCCTCACTTTCTTTCATTCCAACAGAAGCTATCTCAGGGTATGAAAAAACTGCGTGAGGTATGGCATTATAGTCCATTGGTATTTTCTTTTCATGGAGGCTGTTATGCCAGGCATATACCGCTTCCTTGTTTGCAGAATGCCTGAACATGTATTTACCTATAACATCTCCAAAGGCC carries:
- a CDS encoding mechanosensitive ion channel family protein, whose product is MNLGEIISLLSKAIGNIETDKIFPYVLAIVVVILSILIAKAVSVGLRKRLKDRFDKDILGLILKGSYYGIIVLAIVLVLPILNIDTSGLLVAGGVTGIVLGFASQSIVANFISGLFIMAERPIKIGSQVEIDNVKGFVEDVGLMSTILRNYDGLYIRIPNEKVFTTNIINVSANIARRIEYTIGIRYSDDADKATKIISDLIEYHPFVLKNPKPDVYVDTLGESSVDIVVKAWAPVTQWYATKKELLWKIKTSLEKEGIQIPFPQRVVWFANEKPKNKN
- a CDS encoding DUF432 domain-containing protein, with amino-acid sequence MRVKLIKVKIGYLIAMYGYYKSPLNPLRILTENVHLSIEKEGSTLRYKRTCFNESIDKLLLTKDCGIIINPVEPLKTPKEVTPHLLIEFANSVFIEPKGTNNIYLIFPVDIGVFISGRKNYDLLDVFSLSKQKYTLYGDPRNGVICKYYKSPVYTSIPNDIDPFIEGIMRLKILNTTDNWVEVRMGIFDAHAMKIYFNEKLVSTRVNMKILTEKTAETEFIDSGIKKGMKKSLEVFTWTKIPVPNKKYLMEEGF